Sequence from the Tripterygium wilfordii isolate XIE 37 chromosome 10, ASM1340144v1, whole genome shotgun sequence genome:
GTCGTCGACGACAGCTGTGGATCTCGAATCGGTGGCAGTGCATGAGATCGGGCACTTGTTAGGATTAGGGCATTCGTCAGTCGAGGAAGCGATCATGTATCCGACTATAACGTCCGGGACGAGAAAGTTGGAGCTGGCCAGCGACGACATTGCTGGAATTCAAGAATTGTATGGCGCCAATCCGAATTACAACGGGTCAGCGGCGACGCCGTCTACAGAGCAGCAGGACACCAGTGGGGCCTATAGTGTGGATTCTATGTGGGGCCTGATCGTGTTGATGACCGTCGGATTTGTCTTGCTGTTTTTGTAAATATAGGTTGGATTATTAGTCACTAGATTACGATTTTTTTTCGTACATACATACAATAGAGGGGATATTTATTTAGTGGTGACAGCGATATATTTGTTCTGATTCATAtggtatttattttattattttaaatatttgtaaatacaaatcataatgaaaaatcttttattcataatatataTAGTGTACATTTTGCTGTCTTTGCGTTGTGCGCCAAGGCAGTAGCACAATGTAGAGTCCATATGGGCAAAATGCAGAAAATACCTTGGCGTACTCGGGCTTTTTTTATAGCTTAAATGGCAGTATATgtgatgtcattttttttttggcctgtTTGGTAGCTTTCTCCAATATTGTTATTCACAAATTACACCATCACTACTGCTAAAATTCGGCTAATCAATATATGATGTCAGCTACTATAGTCGCAATATTTCCAAGGGAGCGAGGCTCAATGTCAGGCGAGATTATAGTGGGAGAAACACACAGGAGGAAGAGGCCTGGTTATGGTGGTTGGATTGGGTCTGACACCAAATTGGGTCAAATCCCGACCAGAAAGCCTGGATTTCCAAGTGGTTTGGGCTTCTCAGAGCCCGTTCCGGGTGATCCTAATAGGCCATACAGCTAGTAGAAGTTTTGGGCCATTCAACCCATGGTAAGAACGATAAAGTCACCTTTAAATCTTTAATCTATTATTACGTACAAGAGGGCTCGCCACCTTTAGGTGGACATGGGTTCAATTCCCCTCAATCCTTACCTAAAGAACCCGCTGAATCATGCATGCTGATCATGATTCAGTCCAGAATAGAATCACTGTGTACTGGGTCCATCTATATATCAAATCATCCAACCCTTCCATTACTTCAATAAGAAAATTCCcaagtgcaaaattaattaattgtctaGAATTTTctattctcattctcattctcaataCAATCCAAAAAGAAGTTACTAAAGATTCAACAGTGGCGGTTTAACATACCAGAACATGGCCCAGTGTACCCCCTTTTTGAAGTGCTGGAACACGTTGAGCAAGTGGtcctttgtttctcttttgacCTGCAGACACTTTGACAAACAATacagaaaattaaaacaaacgaTGTGACCTCTTCTCCCAACTCAACAGCAACGCATGAAAggttaaaaaaatttccaacttTCGTCCAGTCCAATGCATGGAAGCATCTAGTTTAATCTATAAGCCTTTGAGGCTAAGCAAATTGTTCTCAAAGACATGGAAAAAGTAAATATGAGAGTTAAAAATTGCGTCTACATCCTTATACCGGCCTTTGTTtcaccatcttttttttttcttcttcttcttgctcaGCCTCTAAGATTCTTGTCTTATATAAACCTGACCACATGATTTATTTCCAATTCTGTTTTACTACAGAAGAAAATGGGACTTCTTCCTTGTCCCCCAACTTATGACTCAGAAAAAGATTCTCAATCTAACTCTAGTCATCGTCTTCACTCAGAATCATCAAcctcctctctttcttctcaaCCGAGTCTACCTTCTGTTCCTTCCCTCACCCCACCATCCCAACAACAAAAGCAAGTCCTCTATGCAACCCCCAACTGCATAGCCACTCTCAAAGGGCATTCCTCTTATATCTCTTCCCTTGCTTTAACTGGAAAATTCCTCTACAGTGGCTCTTCGAACGGCGAAATAAGAGTATGGAGCAGAAACCCTTCCTCACTCCTTTATTCATCAACTGATAATGTAGTAGCCACTAGCAGTGGAGGAGTTAAGTCACTAGTAGTCTTAGGAGATAAGCTTTTCAGTGCCCatcaagatcacaaaattcGTGTATGGAAAATTGAAAACACCATCTTAAATCCAAAACTCAAGTGCATAGCCACTCTTCCTACAATCAGTGACTATCTGCTCAGGTGTTTCTGCGCCAAAAACTACGTAGAGGTTAGGAGACACAAGAAGAGCACCTGGGTACATCACGTAGACGCCATATCCACACTTGCAATATCAAGAGATGGTTCTCTTCTGTATTCTGCTTCATGGGATAGAACGTTCAAAATATGGAGAACCTATGATTTTAGATGTTTGGAGTCAGTAGAGAAGGCACATGATGATGCTATCAATGCCATAATAGTATCCCATGATGGATTTGTTTATACAGGTTCAGCAGACAAGAAAATCAAGGTGTGGAAGAAGCAATCAGGGGAGAAGAAGCATTCGCTGGTGACTACCATGGAGAAACACAAGTCAGCAGTTAATGCTTTAGCGCCCAGTAATGATGGGTCTGTACTGTATTCTGGTGCCTGTGATCGATCAATTCTAGTTTGGGAGAAACACTGGAGCACTACTGGGAGTGAGAATGGTGAACATATGGTTCTGACAGGTGCACTCAGAGGACATGGAAAGGCAATTCTGTGTTTGGCAGTTCTTTCCAATTTAGTATTCAGTGGATCGGCTGACAGAACTGTTAGGATTTGGAAGAAAGGACTTGACAAGAATTATTCGTGTTTGGCAGTGTTAGAAGGGCATAAACAACCAGTCAAGTGCTTGATTGCGGCTGTTGATATCAAAAATGAAAGAAGTGTTTCTGATTCTGGTGCTTCTTGTCTAGTGTACAGTGGCAGTTTGGACTGTGAAATTAAAATCTGGCAAGTACAAGTTCCATGTTTGTAACATTTTTTTTGCATATGAGAGAAGAAATCGAAACagttctacttttttttttcctttgatgtGTTCATGGGTATAGATAAGAGACTTTtgcttttatattttatttacctTTTTCGCAAAAAATTTAGTTACTTCAGAATGCAAGTTGGGCTGAGTTCTAGGAACAATGATTTTTTCATAGAAATTGTGAGAGATGTTTTGTTTTCTCACAGAACTTAATTT
This genomic interval carries:
- the LOC120007660 gene encoding protein JINGUBANG-like → MGLLPCPPTYDSEKDSQSNSSHRLHSESSTSSLSSQPSLPSVPSLTPPSQQQKQVLYATPNCIATLKGHSSYISSLALTGKFLYSGSSNGEIRVWSRNPSSLLYSSTDNVVATSSGGVKSLVVLGDKLFSAHQDHKIRVWKIENTILNPKLKCIATLPTISDYLLRCFCAKNYVEVRRHKKSTWVHHVDAISTLAISRDGSLLYSASWDRTFKIWRTYDFRCLESVEKAHDDAINAIIVSHDGFVYTGSADKKIKVWKKQSGEKKHSLVTTMEKHKSAVNALAPSNDGSVLYSGACDRSILVWEKHWSTTGSENGEHMVLTGALRGHGKAILCLAVLSNLVFSGSADRTVRIWKKGLDKNYSCLAVLEGHKQPVKCLIAAVDIKNERSVSDSGASCLVYSGSLDCEIKIWQVQVPCL